A genomic window from Variovorax paradoxus includes:
- a CDS encoding NAD(P)-dependent oxidoreductase has product MSHIAIIGATGRAGGRLLEEALRRGHTVTAIARKASDKLAGRANVKAIDLDVLDGTALEKALAGHDAVFSAAHFSTVPPAAIIEPVKRAGVKRLLVVGGAGSLFAAPGLKVIDTPNFPDAYRAEASAGGVFLDALRNEKELDWTFLSPSAEFVEGERTGKFRLGKDDLLVSAEGRSWITFEDYAIAFIDELEKPAHSRQRYTIGY; this is encoded by the coding sequence ATGAGCCACATCGCCATCATCGGCGCCACCGGACGCGCCGGCGGCCGCCTTCTGGAAGAAGCCCTGCGTCGCGGCCACACCGTCACGGCCATCGCCCGCAAGGCCAGCGACAAGCTGGCAGGCCGCGCCAACGTGAAGGCCATTGATCTCGACGTGCTCGATGGCACAGCGCTCGAAAAAGCGCTGGCCGGCCATGACGCCGTGTTCAGCGCCGCGCACTTCTCCACCGTGCCGCCCGCGGCCATCATCGAGCCGGTCAAGCGCGCGGGCGTGAAGCGCCTGCTGGTGGTCGGCGGTGCCGGCAGCCTGTTCGCGGCGCCCGGCCTGAAGGTGATCGACACGCCGAACTTCCCCGATGCCTACCGCGCCGAAGCCTCGGCCGGCGGCGTGTTCCTCGATGCTCTGCGCAACGAGAAGGAACTCGACTGGACCTTCCTTTCGCCCTCAGCCGAGTTCGTCGAAGGCGAGCGCACAGGCAAGTTCCGCCTGGGCAAGGACGACCTGCTGGTGAGCGCCGAAGGCCGCAGCTGGATCACCTTCGAGGACTACGCAATCGCGTTCATCGACGAGCTTGAAAAGCCGGCGCACTCCCGTCAGCGATACACGATCGGCTACTGA
- a CDS encoding LysR family transcriptional regulator, with translation MDRLNAMRVFVNVVDSGSLSAAADKLDMSRPVVTRYVAELEQWTGARLLHRTTRRLSLTAAGEELLPRCRQVLELTGDMQAAVRHPAEAPRGQLRITTGTSFAQAQLADAIADYVRLYPAVMVDLVLLDRTVNLVDERIDLAIRTAAEIDPNLIARRLTTCRSVVCASPAYLKEHGKPLRVEELAQRNCLTHSYFGRSLWNFTRKDNGEPVSVAVDGNVSANDAASLMYLARAGAGIAMLPTYLTSELLQEGELVRLFGDFEPQVVGMYAVYASRKHMPATLRTMLDFLAERFTEVPAWDAPHAG, from the coding sequence ATGGACCGATTGAATGCAATGCGCGTGTTCGTGAACGTGGTCGATTCGGGCAGCCTTTCGGCCGCCGCCGACAAGCTCGACATGTCCCGCCCGGTGGTCACGCGCTACGTGGCCGAACTGGAACAATGGACCGGCGCGCGCCTGCTGCACCGCACGACGCGCCGCCTCAGCCTCACCGCCGCAGGCGAAGAACTGCTGCCGCGTTGCCGCCAGGTGCTGGAACTCACGGGCGACATGCAGGCCGCGGTGCGGCATCCGGCCGAGGCGCCGCGGGGGCAATTGCGCATCACCACCGGAACCTCGTTTGCGCAGGCACAACTGGCCGACGCGATTGCCGACTATGTGCGGCTCTATCCGGCCGTGATGGTCGACCTGGTGCTGCTGGATCGAACCGTCAACCTCGTGGACGAGCGCATCGACCTCGCGATTCGTACGGCGGCGGAGATCGACCCCAATCTGATTGCGCGCCGGCTCACCACGTGCCGATCGGTGGTTTGCGCCTCACCGGCCTATCTGAAGGAGCACGGAAAACCCCTGCGCGTGGAAGAGCTTGCCCAGCGCAACTGCCTCACGCATTCCTACTTTGGACGCAGCCTCTGGAACTTCACGCGCAAGGACAACGGGGAGCCGGTGTCCGTGGCCGTGGATGGCAATGTCTCCGCCAACGACGCGGCGAGCCTGATGTACCTGGCAAGGGCAGGGGCCGGCATCGCGATGCTGCCGACCTATCTCACGTCGGAGTTGCTGCAGGAGGGCGAACTGGTGCGCCTTTTCGGCGATTTCGAGCCGCAGGTGGTGGGCATGTATGCCGTGTACGCCTCTCGCAAGCACATGCCGGCCACCTTGCGCACGATGCTCGACTTCCTGGCCGAGCGATTCACCGAAGTGCCTGCGTGGGACGCGCCGCACGCAGGCTAG
- a CDS encoding YqhA family protein — protein sequence MSAPEPFDTRNPPVPARASPLRPLPKLIFASRWLQLPLYLGLIVAQAVYVVHFLVELLHLVEAAFGSKEALQALITSIGYKTTAPVGTLNETVIMLVVLALIDVVMISNLLIMVIVGGYETFVSRMDLEGHRDQPEWLSHVNASVLKVKLATAIIGISSIHLLKTFINADNYTDRVLIAQTVIHIAFLFSAMAIAYTDRLMAPAPHAGDGH from the coding sequence ATGTCCGCTCCCGAACCTTTCGACACCCGGAACCCGCCCGTACCAGCCCGCGCTTCACCGCTGCGCCCCCTGCCCAAGCTGATCTTTGCGAGCCGCTGGCTGCAGCTGCCGCTGTACCTGGGGCTGATCGTTGCACAGGCGGTGTACGTGGTGCACTTCCTGGTCGAACTGCTGCATCTGGTCGAGGCCGCGTTCGGCAGCAAGGAAGCGCTGCAGGCGCTCATCACCAGCATCGGCTACAAGACCACGGCGCCGGTCGGCACACTGAACGAGACGGTGATCATGCTGGTGGTGCTGGCGCTGATCGACGTGGTGATGATCTCGAATCTGCTCATCATGGTGATCGTGGGCGGCTACGAGACCTTCGTGAGCCGCATGGATCTCGAAGGCCATCGCGACCAGCCCGAATGGCTGAGCCACGTGAACGCCTCGGTGCTCAAGGTGAAGCTGGCCACCGCCATCATCGGCATCAGCTCCATTCACCTGCTGAAGACTTTCATCAACGCGGACAACTACACCGACCGCGTGCTGATCGCGCAGACCGTGATCCACATCGCCTTCCTGTTCTCGGCAATGGCCATTGCCTACACCGACCGGCTGATGGCCCCGGCGCCTCACGCCGGCGACGGCCACTGA
- the acs gene encoding acetate--CoA ligase — translation MSSASKNIESVLVENRVFPPDARATQGARISGMAAYEALCKEAEQDFEGFWTRLAKDNLDWTKPFTKTLDESKAPFYEWFGDGELNASANCLDRHIGTPVENKTAIVFEADDGTVTNVTYKELLARVSQFANALKAQGIQKGDRVVIYMPMTVEGVIAMQACARIGATHSVVFGGFSAKALQERIIDAGAVAVITANYQLRGGKELPLKAIVDDGIALGGCESIKTVFVYERTPTAWNRVEGRDKTFAEALKGQSTDCPPVPVNAEHPLFILYTSGSTGKPKGVQHATGGYLLWARLTMDWTFDIRPEDVFWCTADIGWITGHTYVAYGPLAAGATQVVFEGIPTFPHAGRFWQMIEKHKVSVFYTAPTAIRSLIKAAEGDEKVHPKNWDLTSLRILGSVGEPINPEAWMWYHRNIGGERCPIVDTFWQTETGGHVITPLPGATPLVPGSCTLPLPGIMAAIVDETGKDLPNGAGGMLVIKRPWPSMIRTIWNDPERFKKSYFPEEMGGTIYLAGDGAVRSADRGYFRITGRIDDVLNVSGHRLGTMEIESALVSKTDLVAEAAVVGRPDDVTGEAVCAFVVLKRARPTGEEAKQIANELRAWVAKEIGPIAKPKDIRFGDNLPKTRSGKIMRRLLRSIAKGEAITQDTSTLENPAILEQLSQTN, via the coding sequence ATGAGCAGCGCATCGAAGAACATTGAATCCGTCCTGGTCGAGAACCGCGTGTTCCCGCCCGACGCCCGCGCCACGCAGGGCGCCCGCATTTCCGGCATGGCCGCCTACGAGGCCCTGTGCAAGGAGGCCGAGCAGGATTTCGAAGGGTTCTGGACCCGCCTGGCCAAGGACAACCTGGACTGGACCAAGCCCTTCACGAAGACACTCGACGAGTCGAAGGCACCGTTCTACGAGTGGTTCGGCGACGGCGAGCTCAACGCCAGCGCCAACTGCCTCGACAGGCACATCGGCACCCCGGTCGAGAACAAGACGGCTATCGTCTTCGAAGCCGACGACGGCACCGTCACCAACGTCACCTACAAGGAACTGCTCGCCCGCGTGAGCCAGTTCGCCAACGCGCTGAAGGCGCAGGGCATCCAGAAGGGCGACCGCGTCGTCATCTACATGCCGATGACGGTCGAGGGCGTGATCGCCATGCAGGCCTGCGCGCGCATCGGCGCTACCCACAGCGTGGTGTTCGGCGGCTTCTCGGCCAAGGCGCTGCAGGAGCGCATCATCGACGCGGGCGCGGTGGCGGTCATCACGGCCAACTACCAACTGCGAGGCGGCAAGGAACTGCCGCTCAAGGCCATCGTGGACGACGGCATCGCGCTTGGCGGCTGCGAATCGATCAAGACTGTGTTCGTGTACGAGCGCACGCCCACCGCTTGGAACCGTGTCGAAGGTCGCGACAAGACCTTTGCCGAAGCGCTGAAAGGCCAGAGCACCGATTGCCCGCCCGTGCCGGTCAACGCCGAGCACCCGCTCTTCATCCTCTACACCTCGGGTTCCACCGGCAAACCCAAGGGCGTGCAGCACGCCACCGGCGGCTACCTGCTGTGGGCCAGGCTCACGATGGACTGGACCTTCGACATCCGCCCCGAAGACGTGTTCTGGTGCACGGCCGACATCGGCTGGATCACCGGCCACACCTACGTTGCCTACGGTCCGCTCGCGGCCGGCGCCACGCAGGTGGTGTTCGAAGGCATTCCGACCTTCCCGCACGCGGGCCGCTTCTGGCAGATGATCGAGAAGCACAAGGTCAGCGTGTTCTACACCGCGCCCACCGCGATCCGCTCGCTCATCAAGGCGGCCGAGGGCGACGAAAAGGTGCACCCGAAGAACTGGGACCTCACGAGCCTGCGCATCCTCGGTTCGGTCGGCGAGCCGATCAATCCCGAGGCGTGGATGTGGTACCACCGCAATATCGGCGGCGAGCGTTGCCCCATCGTCGACACCTTCTGGCAGACCGAGACCGGCGGCCACGTGATCACGCCGCTGCCGGGCGCCACGCCGCTGGTGCCGGGTTCTTGTACGCTGCCGCTGCCGGGCATCATGGCCGCCATCGTCGACGAGACCGGCAAGGACTTGCCCAATGGCGCGGGCGGCATGCTGGTCATCAAGCGGCCGTGGCCCTCGATGATCCGCACGATCTGGAACGACCCCGAGCGTTTCAAGAAGAGCTACTTCCCCGAGGAGATGGGCGGCACGATCTACCTTGCTGGCGACGGTGCGGTGCGCAGCGCGGACCGAGGCTACTTCCGCATCACCGGTCGCATCGACGACGTGCTGAACGTGTCGGGCCACCGCCTGGGCACGATGGAAATCGAATCGGCGCTGGTGTCCAAGACCGACCTCGTGGCCGAAGCAGCCGTGGTGGGCCGGCCCGATGACGTGACGGGCGAGGCGGTGTGCGCCTTCGTCGTGCTCAAGCGCGCCCGTCCGACCGGCGAGGAAGCCAAGCAGATCGCCAACGAACTGCGTGCCTGGGTCGCAAAGGAAATCGGCCCCATCGCCAAGCCCAAGGACATCCGCTTCGGCGACAACCTGCCCAAGACGCGCAGCGGCAAGATCATGCGGCGCCTGCTGCGCAGCATCGCCAAGGGCGAGGCGATCACGCAGGACACATCGACGCTCGAAAATCCCGCGATCCTCGAACAGTTGTCACAGACCAACTGA
- a CDS encoding LapA family protein translates to MGVRSAFLFVIVLLIAALAALNWGTLSASTDVWLGFMTVSAPLGLIMLGLTVVLAAFFLVYVLYLHSSVLIDTKRHTKEMQVQRDLADKAEASRFTELRNFLEAQENKHMAQNADRQAAMLARLDQLETAIRLRSDQTDNTVAAHIGQLEDRIERRPVPADINPQA, encoded by the coding sequence ATGGGCGTGAGATCCGCTTTTCTTTTTGTCATCGTGCTGCTCATCGCGGCGCTTGCTGCGCTGAACTGGGGCACGTTGTCTGCATCCACCGACGTGTGGCTGGGCTTCATGACCGTCTCGGCGCCGCTGGGCCTGATCATGCTGGGCCTGACGGTGGTGCTGGCAGCATTCTTTCTCGTGTACGTGCTGTATCTGCACAGCTCGGTGCTCATCGACACCAAGCGCCACACCAAGGAAATGCAGGTCCAGCGCGACTTGGCGGACAAGGCCGAAGCCTCGCGCTTCACCGAGCTGCGCAACTTCCTGGAGGCGCAGGAGAACAAGCACATGGCGCAGAACGCTGACCGTCAGGCGGCGATGCTGGCGCGCCTGGATCAGCTCGAAACCGCGATCCGCCTGCGCTCGGATCAGACCGACAACACCGTGGCCGCCCATATCGGCCAGCTCGAAGACCGCATCGAACGCCGGCCGGTGCCGGCGGACATCAACCCGCAGGCGTGA
- a CDS encoding c-type cytochrome, with the protein MKRVLLSAALGLGLVALAAPAFADLALATSKNCMSCHAVERKVLGPSFKDVAAKYKDDKGAADTLASKIMKGGSGVWGPVPMPANNQVSEADAKKLAAWVLSTK; encoded by the coding sequence ATGAAAAGAGTCTTGTTGTCGGCTGCTCTGGGCCTCGGCCTCGTAGCACTCGCCGCGCCCGCCTTCGCAGACCTGGCCCTGGCGACTTCGAAGAACTGCATGAGCTGCCATGCGGTCGAGCGCAAGGTGCTCGGCCCGTCGTTCAAGGACGTGGCCGCCAAGTACAAGGACGACAAGGGCGCCGCCGACACCCTTGCCAGCAAGATCATGAAGGGCGGCTCCGGCGTGTGGGGACCGGTGCCGATGCCGGCGAACAACCAGGTCAGCGAAGCCGACGCGAAGAAGCTCGCGGCGTGGGTGCTGTCGACGAAGTAG
- a CDS encoding TIGR04438 family Trp-rich protein, translating into MWFLALGLLGLALKYFEVGMVAGWSWWIVLSPFAMAVAWWAWADSSGYTKRKVIEREERRKQDRIDRQKTNMGMKTSNGQRPRR; encoded by the coding sequence ATGTGGTTTCTGGCATTGGGCCTGCTTGGACTGGCCCTCAAGTATTTCGAAGTGGGCATGGTTGCTGGCTGGAGCTGGTGGATCGTGCTGTCTCCGTTTGCAATGGCTGTCGCGTGGTGGGCCTGGGCCGATTCGTCGGGCTATACCAAGCGCAAGGTCATCGAGCGGGAAGAGCGGCGCAAGCAGGACCGCATCGACCGCCAGAAGACCAATATGGGCATGAAGACCAGCAACGGGCAGCGCCCGCGCCGGTGA
- a CDS encoding DUF3592 domain-containing protein, with protein sequence MDEEATTHALIVFGLSLLVGPALGGLVGWLKSFFWGVGVGALVIGLAGLYGAATIGWHRYQSIAGTTSVQGSLVEFVDEQSKDSNGRTTVSRAPIVEYTASDGEKRRVKGLGGGLSGKEWGDAVEVRYSVADPSKALVADFQNMWGGVWGLGIFGAFPSMFGLFFIGMALKEGRSRYGYGSRPPPVREPTPGQKRWRTRGTVLANIVFLAGFALVFLYPDPEPMKQFGAGFMTIGAGAMLHFLVQSLPPALEFQARSILAIVGLGFLAFGYGAWMMA encoded by the coding sequence ATGGACGAAGAAGCCACCACCCACGCGCTGATCGTCTTCGGACTGTCCCTGCTGGTCGGTCCGGCCCTCGGCGGGCTTGTGGGGTGGCTCAAGAGCTTTTTCTGGGGCGTGGGTGTCGGGGCGCTGGTGATCGGCTTGGCCGGCCTCTACGGCGCGGCCACCATCGGCTGGCACCGCTATCAGTCGATTGCCGGAACCACCAGCGTGCAGGGCAGCCTGGTCGAGTTCGTCGACGAACAAAGCAAGGACAGCAACGGCCGCACGACGGTATCGCGCGCGCCCATCGTCGAATACACCGCATCCGACGGGGAGAAGCGCCGCGTCAAGGGGCTGGGCGGCGGCCTGTCGGGCAAGGAGTGGGGCGACGCGGTGGAGGTGCGCTACAGCGTGGCCGATCCCTCGAAGGCGCTGGTGGCCGATTTCCAGAACATGTGGGGCGGGGTCTGGGGGCTCGGCATCTTCGGTGCGTTTCCGAGCATGTTCGGCCTGTTCTTCATCGGCATGGCGCTGAAGGAGGGGCGCAGCAGATACGGCTACGGCAGCAGGCCACCACCGGTGCGCGAGCCCACGCCTGGGCAGAAGCGCTGGCGTACGCGCGGCACCGTGCTCGCCAACATCGTCTTCCTGGCCGGCTTCGCGCTGGTGTTTCTCTATCCCGACCCGGAACCGATGAAACAGTTCGGCGCGGGCTTCATGACCATCGGCGCCGGCGCCATGCTGCACTTTCTCGTGCAAAGCCTGCCGCCGGCACTGGAGTTCCAGGCCCGAAGCATCCTCGCGATCGTAGGCCTCGGGTTTCTGGCCTTCGGCTACGGCGCGTGGATGATGGCCTGA
- the ilvD gene encoding dihydroxy-acid dehydratase yields the protein MDTKPIQINRRSANIVEGKSRAPNRSMFYAMGYEEGDFKKPMVGVANGHSTITPCNSGLQKLADAAIAGIEEAGGNAQVFGTPTISDGMAMGTEGMKYSLVSREVISDCIETCVGGQWMDGVLVVGGCDKNMPGGLMGMLRANVPAIYVYGGTILPGRYKGQDLNIVSVFEAVGQNAAGNMSDEDLHEIERRAIPGTGSCGGMYTANTMSSAFEALGISLPYSSTMANPHDEKANSAKESAKVLIEAIKKDLKPRDIVTKKAIENAVAVIMATGGSTNAVLHFLAIAHAAEVEWTIDDFERMRKKVPVICDLKPSGKYLAVDLHQAGGIPQVMKVLLKAGLLHGDCITISGQTIAEVLKDVPDVPRADQDVIRPIDKPMYAEGHLAILKGNLSPEGAVAKITGLKNPVITGPARVFDDEQSALKAILDGKIKAGDVMVLRYLGPKGGPGMPEMLAPTGALIGAGLGESVGLITDGRFSGGTWGMVVGHVAPEAAAGGTIAFVNEGDSITIDAHELKLELNVSEAEIAKRREGWKAPAPRYTRGVQAKFAFNASSASSGAVLDKF from the coding sequence ATGGACACCAAGCCAATCCAGATCAACCGCCGCAGCGCCAACATCGTCGAAGGCAAGAGCCGCGCGCCCAACCGCTCGATGTTCTACGCCATGGGCTACGAAGAAGGCGACTTCAAGAAGCCGATGGTCGGCGTCGCCAACGGCCACAGCACCATCACGCCCTGCAACTCGGGCCTGCAGAAGCTGGCCGACGCGGCCATCGCGGGCATCGAGGAAGCTGGCGGCAACGCGCAGGTGTTCGGCACCCCCACCATCTCCGACGGCATGGCCATGGGCACCGAGGGCATGAAGTACTCGCTGGTCAGCCGCGAAGTCATCTCCGACTGCATCGAAACCTGCGTGGGCGGCCAGTGGATGGACGGCGTGCTGGTGGTCGGCGGCTGCGACAAGAACATGCCCGGCGGCCTCATGGGCATGCTGCGCGCCAACGTGCCGGCCATCTACGTCTACGGCGGCACCATCCTGCCGGGCCGCTACAAGGGCCAGGACCTGAACATCGTGAGCGTGTTCGAGGCCGTGGGCCAGAACGCCGCCGGCAACATGAGCGACGAAGACCTGCACGAGATCGAGAGACGCGCCATTCCCGGCACCGGCTCGTGCGGCGGCATGTACACGGCTAACACCATGTCCAGCGCATTCGAGGCGCTGGGCATCTCGCTGCCCTACTCGTCGACGATGGCCAACCCGCACGACGAAAAGGCCAACTCGGCCAAGGAATCGGCCAAGGTGCTGATCGAGGCGATCAAGAAAGACCTGAAGCCGCGCGACATCGTGACCAAGAAGGCCATCGAGAACGCGGTGGCGGTCATCATGGCCACGGGCGGCTCGACCAACGCGGTGCTGCACTTCCTGGCCATCGCGCACGCGGCCGAGGTCGAATGGACCATCGACGACTTCGAGCGCATGCGCAAGAAGGTGCCGGTGATCTGCGACCTGAAGCCCTCGGGCAAATACCTCGCGGTCGACCTGCACCAGGCCGGCGGCATTCCGCAAGTGATGAAGGTGCTGCTGAAAGCCGGCCTGCTGCACGGCGACTGCATCACCATCAGCGGCCAGACCATCGCCGAAGTGCTGAAAGATGTGCCCGACGTGCCGCGCGCCGACCAGGACGTGATCCGCCCCATCGACAAGCCCATGTACGCCGAAGGCCACCTCGCCATCCTGAAGGGCAACCTGTCGCCCGAAGGTGCGGTCGCCAAGATCACCGGCCTGAAGAACCCGGTCATCACCGGCCCGGCACGCGTGTTCGACGACGAGCAGTCGGCGCTCAAGGCCATCCTCGACGGCAAGATCAAGGCCGGCGACGTGATGGTGCTGCGCTACCTCGGCCCCAAGGGCGGACCGGGCATGCCCGAGATGCTGGCACCGACCGGTGCGCTGATCGGCGCGGGTCTCGGCGAAAGCGTGGGTCTGATCACCGACGGCCGCTTCTCGGGCGGTACCTGGGGCATGGTGGTGGGCCACGTGGCGCCTGAAGCCGCAGCCGGCGGCACCATCGCCTTCGTGAACGAGGGCGACTCGATCACCATCGACGCACACGAACTCAAGCTCGAACTGAACGTGTCCGAGGCCGAGATCGCCAAGCGCCGCGAAGGCTGGAAGGCTCCGGCACCGCGCTACACGCGCGGCGTGCAGGCGAAATTCGCGTTCAACGCCTCGAGCGCGAGTTCGGGCGCGGTGCTCGACAAGTTCTGA
- a CDS encoding LysR family transcriptional regulator has product MNEALIDLRAWRQFVAVAEELHFGRAALRLHMTQPPVTQAIAQLEKTLGVVLFDRTRRRVALTPAGEALLPDVRELLARAQALPARARAAAAGQVGRVRIAFVSTVGFEQLPAWVREFRVLCPEVALELVEATGDVQLEAFARGEIDAGLMLHSPGAAPPGLARLPVEEEALVLALPAQHRLARARPVPLAEVLAEPLVIFPRRIVPSLHDAVFDLYHAAGRVPQVAQEAIQMQTIVNLVSGGIGVAWVPHSVMQFRRAGVVYRQVDEFKGVGRRRVVLPACETSLVWPAQAAHPALARFVAFVRERTARAQEK; this is encoded by the coding sequence ATGAATGAAGCCCTGATCGACCTGCGGGCCTGGCGCCAGTTCGTCGCCGTGGCCGAAGAGCTGCACTTCGGCCGCGCCGCGCTGCGGCTGCACATGACGCAGCCACCGGTCACGCAAGCCATTGCCCAGCTCGAGAAGACGCTGGGCGTGGTGCTGTTCGACCGCACCCGGCGGCGCGTGGCGCTCACGCCGGCCGGTGAGGCTCTGCTGCCCGATGTGCGCGAGCTGCTGGCTCGCGCGCAGGCGCTGCCGGCAAGGGCACGTGCAGCAGCGGCGGGGCAGGTGGGGCGCGTGCGCATCGCCTTCGTCTCGACCGTCGGCTTCGAGCAGTTGCCGGCCTGGGTGCGCGAGTTCCGCGTGCTGTGCCCTGAGGTGGCGCTGGAGCTGGTCGAGGCCACCGGCGATGTGCAGCTCGAAGCCTTCGCACGTGGCGAGATCGACGCGGGGCTGATGCTGCATTCGCCCGGTGCGGCGCCGCCCGGGCTGGCCCGGTTGCCGGTGGAGGAAGAGGCGCTGGTGCTGGCCCTGCCGGCGCAGCACCGGCTCGCTCGCGCGCGGCCCGTGCCGCTGGCGGAGGTGCTGGCCGAGCCATTGGTGATCTTTCCGCGCCGCATCGTGCCCTCGCTGCACGACGCGGTCTTCGACCTCTATCACGCGGCCGGCCGCGTGCCGCAGGTGGCGCAGGAGGCAATCCAGATGCAGACCATCGTCAATCTGGTGTCGGGCGGCATCGGCGTTGCCTGGGTGCCGCACAGCGTGATGCAGTTCCGGCGCGCGGGCGTCGTCTACCGGCAGGTCGACGAGTTCAAGGGTGTGGGGCGGCGTCGTGTGGTGTTGCCGGCCTGCGAAACAAGCCTCGTGTGGCCCGCACAGGCCGCGCATCCGGCGCTGGCGCGCTTCGTGGCATTCGTGCGCGAGCGCACGGCGCGGGCCCAAGAGAAATAG
- a CDS encoding LysR substrate-binding domain-containing protein — protein MDRIDLLQVFVRVAEAGSFTRAADRLGLPRATISTAVQQLETRLGSRLLHRTTRRVGLTPDGEVMLERARALVADMEDMEQQFLPAHGQVSGRLKVDVPSRIARRLIAPALPGFFERHPAIELELGSSDRAVDLVLEGVDCALRVGPLASSSLVARPLGHFTLINCASPAYLTRHGTPRTPADLPQHMAVNYASPTSGRAAPWEWQRDGETASLRMRSQVAANNAETYIACALAGLGLIQIPAYDVREHLAAGELVEVLPDSRAEPLPVQLVYPHRRNLSRRVQAFAGWLETLLSDSLDPRATSKTGGARASRR, from the coding sequence ATGGACCGCATCGACCTCCTCCAGGTTTTCGTGCGCGTGGCCGAAGCCGGCAGCTTCACGCGCGCAGCCGATCGCCTGGGCCTGCCGCGCGCGACCATCTCGACGGCCGTGCAGCAGCTCGAAACCCGTCTCGGCTCGCGCCTGCTGCACCGGACCACGCGCCGCGTGGGCCTCACGCCCGACGGCGAAGTGATGCTGGAGCGCGCCCGCGCGCTGGTCGCCGACATGGAAGACATGGAGCAGCAGTTCCTGCCCGCGCATGGCCAGGTGAGCGGACGGCTCAAGGTCGACGTGCCGAGCCGCATCGCGCGGCGGCTGATCGCGCCGGCGTTGCCGGGCTTCTTCGAGCGCCACCCGGCCATCGAGCTCGAACTGGGCTCCAGCGACCGCGCGGTGGATCTCGTGCTCGAAGGTGTCGACTGCGCACTGCGCGTGGGGCCGCTGGCCAGCAGCAGCCTGGTGGCACGGCCGCTCGGGCATTTCACGCTGATCAACTGCGCGAGCCCGGCCTACCTGACGCGCCACGGCACGCCGCGCACACCCGCCGATCTGCCGCAGCACATGGCCGTCAACTACGCCTCGCCGACCAGCGGGCGTGCGGCACCGTGGGAATGGCAACGCGACGGCGAAACCGCGAGCTTGCGCATGCGCAGCCAGGTGGCGGCGAACAATGCCGAGACCTACATCGCCTGCGCACTGGCCGGCCTGGGCCTGATCCAGATTCCGGCATACGACGTGCGCGAGCACCTCGCGGCCGGCGAGCTGGTCGAGGTACTGCCCGACTCACGCGCCGAGCCGTTGCCGGTGCAGCTCGTGTACCCGCACCGGCGCAACCTGTCGCGGCGTGTGCAGGCCTTCGCGGGTTGGCTCGAAACCCTGCTCTCCGATTCGCTCGACCCGCGAGCTACTTCGAAGACAGGTGGCGCGCGGGCATCGCGCAGATAG
- a CDS encoding SDR family oxidoreductase: MSARTLKNKVVVIAGGGKNLGALIGHQMVDGGARGVAIHYNSDSSRADAEKTAAALKAKGADTLLVQGDLSVVDNSVKLFDQAVKHFGQVDIAINTAGVVIKKPILDVTEADYDKSFDANAKAAFFFIQQAGRTLADGGSIVTLVSSLLAAYTPFYAIYPGSKAAVEHYTRAASKEFGDRGISVNAIGPGPMDTPFFYGQESKEAVEYHSSAAALSKFSKKGLTDIEDIAPIVRFLVTEGWWITGQTIFANGGYTTR, translated from the coding sequence ATGTCCGCACGCACTCTCAAGAACAAGGTCGTCGTCATCGCCGGCGGTGGCAAGAACCTCGGCGCCCTTATCGGCCATCAGATGGTCGACGGCGGTGCCCGTGGCGTCGCCATTCACTACAACAGCGATTCCTCGCGCGCCGACGCCGAGAAAACCGCCGCCGCGCTCAAGGCCAAGGGCGCCGACACGCTGCTGGTGCAGGGCGATCTCTCAGTGGTCGACAACAGCGTGAAGCTGTTCGACCAGGCGGTGAAGCATTTCGGGCAGGTCGACATCGCCATCAACACCGCCGGTGTCGTCATCAAGAAGCCGATCCTCGACGTCACCGAAGCCGACTACGACAAGAGCTTCGACGCCAACGCCAAGGCTGCCTTCTTCTTCATCCAGCAGGCCGGCCGCACGCTGGCCGACGGCGGCAGCATCGTCACGCTGGTGAGTTCGCTGCTGGCGGCCTACACGCCGTTCTATGCGATCTACCCGGGCTCGAAGGCGGCGGTGGAGCACTACACGCGCGCCGCGTCGAAGGAGTTCGGCGATCGCGGCATCTCGGTCAACGCGATCGGCCCCGGGCCCATGGACACGCCGTTCTTCTACGGGCAGGAGAGCAAGGAGGCCGTGGAATATCACAGCAGCGCCGCCGCGCTCAGCAAGTTCTCGAAGAAGGGCCTGACCGACATCGAGGACATCGCGCCCATCGTGCGCTTCCTCGTCACCGAAGGCTGGTGGATCACCGGGCAGACGATTTTTGCCAACGGCGGCTACACCACGCGCTGA